Within the Vigna angularis cultivar LongXiaoDou No.4 chromosome 10, ASM1680809v1, whole genome shotgun sequence genome, the region GAGACTTCAGAAGGATCGATTTCACGGTAATTGACAAAGTTCTCGCGGACATACTTGGCGTAGTAAGCCCTGGTGTCCTTTGGCAAGAGCCTCACCAGCCTCAGAACCTCTGCGTACGCTCTCAAAGCTTTCTCCATCGTCTTTTCACTCCTTTTCAACTACTCAGCCAATGTCTTATCATATAAATacttttcactttattttaaaattaactgtAAATGTATGACGCAGAACAATACCTATATATAGGAAATGGAATTGCATTTATGTCTTTCTCTCAACACCGTTCTACTTTGCTCACTTTATCGGTGACTCTGGGTGGGAGTAACAGTTGAAGGGTGGCTGCGATGGAAGCGGAAGCGCGTAGAAGTTCGGACTTGAAGATTAGGTTCAGAGAAGAAGGTGGGAAGCACTGGACTGATGCGCTTCCCATTGGTAATGGACGCCTCGGAGCCATGATCTGCGGCCGCCTCCATTCCGAAACCATCCACCTCAACGGTagtcttcatcttcatcttcaccgATTGCCATTC harbors:
- the LOC108319974 gene encoding LYR motif-containing protein At3g19508 produces the protein MEKALRAYAEVLRLVRLLPKDTRAYYAKYVRENFVNYREIDPSEVSHLFQRTYDHSLWVLHKYSIDKSVADKLKGLCCS